From the genome of Mustela lutreola isolate mMusLut2 chromosome 16, mMusLut2.pri, whole genome shotgun sequence, one region includes:
- the LENG9 gene encoding leukocyte receptor cluster member 9: MAAVPAAEPAPPPACRFFLEGRCRFGARCRQPHPGAPAPPSRGAGSEAGNEAGAKKPPLRTAAAVIQRIRWDPRLDPADFAVGYADRFLGVREEPFAAFCWDEPLAALGPGVLAVPEHRVRYFRFRGRVVWDRASRTDLVFGSGSAAGRGPTILDALGAEDARCGCVHDGPEDAREGGEDAHGGTEDAQDGGSAHEGAAATPADTRTERQAPDCAGLEAREQRRAKGQAALRTELERALKPATAEPRGAEAQTASGRFPAGFSETEAEWDPGAWPSEGGAAAGARAPEHRQPRPTHFVALMVTDPGLQAGVAKAQEELVRVAPSCTAFLVPAGALHLTLALLRLTGPGEVAAAVGALRRVLSAPGLQAPPQLTFRSLLLLGQHVLCAPPSPSLQAMAQVLSQRLEAEGLRVVGPQGGLHPHLTLAKVPHGSQVGLPKTGFSPMQELGSQALGKLWLCRIGRAGDTYQPLAELPLG; the protein is encoded by the coding sequence ATGGCGGCGGTCCCCGCAGCCGAGCCCGCACCGCCGCCGGCCTGCCGCTTCTTCCTGGAGGGCCGCTGCCGCTTCGGCGCCCGCTGCCGCCAGCCCCACCCAGGGGCGCCCGCGCCGCCTAGCCGCGGAGCGGGGAGCGAGGCCGGGAACGAGGCCGGGGCCAAGAAGCCGCCGCTGCGCACGGCCGCGGCCGTCATCCAGCGCATCCGCTGGGACCCGCGCCTCGACCCGGCCGACTTCGCGGTGGGCTACGCCGACCGCTTCCTGGGCGTGCGCGAGGAGCCCTTCGCCGCCTTCTGCTGGGACGAGCCGCTGGCGGCGCTGGGGCCCGGCGTCCTGGCCGTGCCGGAGCACCGGGTGCGCTACTTCCGCTTCCGCGGCCGCGTTGTGTGGGACCGCGCGTCGCGCACCGACCTCGTCTTCGGCTCGGGCTCGGCGGCGGGCCGCGGTCCCACCATCCTGGACGCGCTCGGCGCCGAGGACGCGCGTTGCGGGTGCGTGCACGACGGCCCTGAGGATGCCCGCGAAGGCGGCGAGGACGCGCACGGCGGCACTGAGGACGCCCAGGACGGCGGGAGCGCGCACGAAGGGGCAGCTGCCACTCCCGCTGACACCAGAACTGAACGCCAAGCACCCGACTGCGctgggctggaggccagggagcagCGCAGGGCCAAAGGCCAGGCTGCCCTGCGGACAGAGCTGGAAAGGGCGCTGAAGCCGGCCACCGCGGAGCCGCGGGGTGCAGAAGCACAGACAGCTTCAGGACGGTTCCCTGCAGGTTTTTCTGAGACGGAAGCCGAGTGGGATCCTGGCGCTTGGCCCTCGGAAGGTGGAGCGGCCGCTGGAGCCCGGGCCCCGGAGCATCGCCAGCCCCGCCCCACGCATTTTGTGGCTCTCATGGTAACTGATCCTGGGCTGCAGGCTGGGGTGGCCAAAGCCCAGGAAGAGCTGGTTAGAGTTGCACCCTCATGCACTGCGTTCCTGGTGCCCGCGGGGGCCCTccacctgacactggccctcctgAGGCTCACAGGCCCTGGGGAGGTAGCCGCCGCAGTGGGCGCACTCAGACGTGTGCTCTCAGCCCCAGGACTTCAGGCACCCCCGCAGCTGACtttcaggagcctgcttctcctggggcagcatgtgCTCTGTGCCCCACCTTCCCCCTCCCTGCAAGCTATGGCCCAAGTGCTGAGTCAGAGGCTGGAAGCTGAAGGGCTCAGAGTAGTAGGGCCCCAAGGGGGGCTGCACCCCCACCTCACACTAGCCAAGGTGCCCCACGGTTCTCAAGTCGGCCTTCCCAAGACTGGGTTCAGCCCAATGCAGGAGCTGGGAAGCCAGGCCCTAGGGAAACTCTGGCTGTGCCGCATAGGCAGGGCAGGGGACACCTACCAGCCCCTGGCTGAGCTGCCGCTGGGGTGA
- the CDC42EP5 gene encoding cdc42 effector protein 5, whose amino-acid sequence MPVLKQLGPAQPKKRPERGALSISAPLGDFRHTLHVGRGGDAFGDTSFLNRHGGGPPPEPRAPPAGVPRSAPPPAMPQPPPPALRAPAPADPLLSFHLDLGPSMLDAVLGVMDAERPGAAAAKPDLDPSTGAQHPRAHCRPNADLELDDVIGL is encoded by the coding sequence ATGCCGGTGCTGAAGCAGCTGGGCCCCGCGCAGCCCAAGAAGCGGCCTGAGCGCGGCGCCCTGTCCATCTCCGCGCCTCTCGGCGACTTCCGGCACACGCTGCACGTGGGGCGCGGCGGCGACGCCTTCGGGGACACTTCGTTCCTGAACCGTCACGGCGGTGGGCCGCCCCCTGAGCCCCGGGCGCCCCCCGCGGGGGTCCCGCGCTCCGCGCCGCCGCCCGCCATGCCGCAGCCCCCGCCGCCTGCGCTTCGTGCACCCGCGCCCGCTGACCCGCTGCTGTCCTTCCACCTGGATTTGGGCCCCTCCATGCTGGACGCGGTGCTGGGCGTCATGGACGCGGAGCGCCCGGGGGCCGCTGCCGCCAAGCCCGATTTGGACCCCAGCACCGGGGCACAGCACCCCAGGGCCCACTGCCGCCCCAACGCAGACCTCGAGCTGGACGACGTCATCGGCCTGTAG